One stretch of Candidatus Thorarchaeota archaeon DNA includes these proteins:
- a CDS encoding GHMP kinase — protein MSNQDSIEIIAPGRVCLFGEHSDYLGLPVIPAAIDLCILLRGHPISDRRISVRYLDTDKSDSFDIGEQTHYRHNRDYLRSAFNVMARQGFKPAQGFEAEITGKIPIAAGLSSSSALTVASILLAAYLSGADLDESEVARFAYQAEVAEFNESGGMQDHLASAYGGVIHLRFTNGSPDVTRLPAKLEGIVIGDSLESKDDTVGDLAFIRETVEQGYEGLSNALDDFSPRRTPVEKVTGSLDELEDPIRTMTKTTLLNRDLTRQALEVLNKQPLDYEKIGQLLNEHHRLLRDGLDRSTEKIESMIRAARDAGALGCKINGSGGGGTMMALAPNKEKEVAEAIREVGGKTYRIHIHRGANISVQ, from the coding sequence TTGTCAAACCAAGATTCCATCGAAATTATTGCACCGGGTCGAGTGTGCTTGTTCGGTGAGCATAGTGACTATCTTGGTCTTCCGGTCATACCAGCTGCTATTGATTTGTGCATCTTGTTAAGGGGACATCCTATTTCCGACCGTCGTATTTCTGTGCGCTATCTTGATACTGACAAATCAGACAGCTTCGACATTGGTGAACAAACTCATTATCGTCATAATCGAGATTACTTGCGCAGCGCGTTTAATGTGATGGCAAGACAAGGTTTCAAACCTGCGCAAGGGTTTGAAGCTGAGATAACCGGCAAGATCCCCATAGCTGCAGGACTCAGTAGTTCTTCTGCTTTGACAGTTGCTTCTATTCTGCTTGCTGCTTATCTAAGTGGCGCAGACTTGGATGAATCTGAGGTAGCCAGATTTGCATATCAAGCCGAAGTAGCTGAGTTCAATGAAAGCGGTGGGATGCAGGATCATCTGGCGTCGGCTTACGGAGGGGTCATTCATCTTCGATTTACCAACGGGTCACCCGACGTGACACGGCTTCCAGCAAAACTTGAAGGGATAGTAATCGGGGATTCGCTGGAAAGCAAGGACGATACCGTTGGTGACTTGGCATTCATCAGAGAAACTGTGGAACAAGGATATGAGGGATTGTCTAACGCTCTTGATGATTTCTCTCCAAGGAGGACTCCTGTAGAGAAAGTGACTGGTTCTCTGGATGAGCTGGAGGACCCAATAAGAACGATGACAAAGACCACGTTGCTCAATCGGGATTTAACACGCCAGGCCTTGGAGGTACTGAACAAGCAGCCTCTTGATTACGAAAAGATTGGTCAACTGCTCAATGAGCATCATCGACTTCTAAGAGACGGACTGGATAGATCAACCGAAAAAATAGAATCAATGATTAGAGCGGCACGAGATGCTGGGGCTCTAGGATGCAAAATAAATGGCTCCGGTGGCGGAGGAACCATGATGGCCCTAGCACCGAACAAAGAAAAGGAAGTCGCGGAGGCGATTCGAGAGGTCGGAGGGAAGACCTATCGAATCCATATCCACCGCGGTGCGAATATTTCGGTTCAGTAA
- the ftcD gene encoding glutamate formimidoyltransferase — protein sequence MKIVECVPNFSEGRDKEVIDSIGDAIKSVEGVRLLDVEFDPDHNRSVFTFIGTPENVKEAAHQAADVAVENIDMRKHQGGHPRMGAVDVVPFIPLHGTTIGECIELSKEFGKEFAAKHDVPVYLYAESATKPEREELPNIRQGEYELLSEKIGEDPVKEPDFGPNKINPKAGATATGARHYLIAFNMNLDTTDVEVAKECANAVRATTGGFVYVQGIGLDLPEKGMVQVSCNLIHPKRTKIHQVLEVVKNEARRFGATVVETEIIGMVPLFALLDALDYYLQPERLDEDMILDLYYLGGTDDPTEKSFSEMSLIEFSDAVRRARATPGGGSVAAAMGAFGSALVCMVTGLSLTGRKFAAIKQEMLDVRHDTETDRGELMGLVEEDSEAFDQVMAKYKMKAETEEEKQEKQKQIQEATKNAAEVPLETMRRSYNALENAVPAAKKGNINAVTDAGVAAHALMAAIEGAALNVRINLDSIEDESYVKKTRKEVEELIEKGKETKAEVLELVEKRMKEMAEQ from the coding sequence TTGAAAATCGTGGAATGTGTGCCTAATTTTAGTGAAGGCAGGGACAAAGAAGTTATAGATTCTATAGGTGATGCAATCAAGAGCGTGGAAGGAGTCAGACTCCTAGATGTGGAATTTGATCCGGACCACAATCGCTCGGTCTTCACCTTCATCGGGACCCCAGAGAATGTCAAGGAAGCCGCTCACCAGGCTGCTGATGTGGCTGTTGAAAACATCGATATGCGCAAGCATCAAGGTGGTCATCCCCGTATGGGTGCAGTGGACGTAGTGCCGTTCATCCCCCTTCACGGTACGACTATTGGTGAGTGCATAGAGCTCTCGAAGGAATTCGGCAAGGAGTTTGCAGCAAAACACGATGTGCCGGTGTATCTCTATGCTGAGTCCGCAACAAAACCTGAACGGGAGGAGCTTCCAAACATCAGACAAGGCGAGTATGAACTCCTGAGTGAAAAAATCGGAGAAGACCCCGTAAAAGAGCCAGATTTTGGGCCCAATAAAATCAATCCCAAAGCAGGAGCTACTGCTACAGGAGCGCGACACTACCTTATTGCGTTCAACATGAACCTTGATACAACAGACGTTGAAGTGGCAAAGGAATGTGCGAATGCGGTTCGTGCCACAACTGGTGGTTTTGTCTATGTTCAGGGTATCGGGCTTGACTTGCCAGAGAAAGGCATGGTACAGGTGTCCTGCAATCTCATTCACCCGAAGCGGACCAAAATACATCAGGTACTAGAAGTCGTCAAGAATGAAGCTAGGAGATTCGGAGCGACTGTTGTTGAGACAGAGATTATCGGCATGGTACCGTTGTTTGCTCTGCTTGACGCGCTCGATTACTACTTGCAGCCAGAGCGTCTCGATGAGGATATGATTCTTGACCTCTATTATCTCGGGGGTACCGACGACCCCACAGAGAAATCCTTCTCAGAAATGTCGCTTATCGAATTCAGTGATGCAGTGAGACGAGCCCGTGCAACTCCGGGAGGGGGCAGTGTTGCAGCAGCCATGGGGGCTTTTGGTAGTGCGCTTGTGTGCATGGTAACTGGCTTGTCACTTACAGGGCGCAAATTCGCAGCTATCAAGCAGGAAATGCTTGATGTTCGTCATGATACAGAGACCGATCGGGGAGAGCTGATGGGGCTAGTGGAGGAAGACTCTGAGGCATTCGATCAGGTCATGGCGAAGTACAAGATGAAAGCAGAAACCGAGGAAGAGAAGCAAGAAAAACAGAAGCAGATTCAAGAAGCCACCAAGAACGCCGCAGAGGTTCCACTTGAAACGATGCGACGTTCATATAATGCTCTTGAGAATGCAGTACCAGCCGCCAAAAAGGGCAATATCAATGCAGTCACAGATGCAGGAGTTGCAGCTCATGCACTCATGGCAGCAATCGAAGGAGCCGCTCTCAATGTCCGCATCAATCTGGACAGCATTGAAGATGAGTCGTACGTCAAAAAGACCCGAAAAGAAGTAGAAGAGCTCATAGAAAAGGGCAAAGAAACCAAAGCAGAAGTCCTTGAACTTGTCGAAAAGAGAATGAAGGAAATGGCGGAGCAGTAG